The Eremothecium gossypii ATCC 10895 chromosome VII, complete sequence nucleotide sequence TTGCAGGACAATTTACAAGGGCTGGACATTTCTGGTGGTGGCCAGTCATCTCATGCAAACAATAATAGGAACAGTACTAGCTCGTATAATAATAACGGTCCAGAAGTTATTGATGAGGACAAACCATTGAGGCAATTGAGTGTTCCTAAGGGCAGAAAGCTACACCCTTCGGCTAGAGCCAAGTCCGTTGGCCATGCTCGTCGCGAATCGTTGAAGTTTATGCGACCAGCGATTGCAAGCCAGCTATCGCCGCAGGACATCAATGATGAAGGCTTCTTGGAACAGGGTAGTGATACGGAATCTGAAAATATATTTGGTGGATCATCCAGTGGTGCTGTAGCCAGTGTGGATGAGGAGTTGACCGATAAGCAAATTTTGGAATTGGCAGCTAGGGCTCCGCCTGGGTCAATGCCATCTATCGACTATCCACGTTCTTTGTTTTTAAAAGGGTTCTTCTCGGTACAGACGACGTCTTCCAAGCCCTTGCCTATCGTTAGATATAAAATCATATCGACGTTAAAGAAGTTGAATATTGAATTTAAAGAAGTCAAGGGAGGCTTCGTGTGTGTTCATAGACAATCTTACATGACCAACAGGGCTTCTCCAACTCAGCCAAACATTTTTGTTACAGATTCAACTTCCATAACCTCGAGTACCAATGGAACAGCTTCTTCAACACATAGAAGACAACTATCGGTACCTTCACGCCATAATTCTCTCAGGCGCCAACAACAAGCCGGCGCCAACAACTTGGGCACGAGTATGCACGAGAGAACATCGTCTACTGCGTCTCATTCAATTGCAGGTAGCGGCTGCATTACGGAGGAATTATCCACTGCATCTTTGGAGTCGTTACACGGAGACGATATTTTGACAACTTCGAAGGCTCAACACATGAATACGAAAGACTTGGAGATGCAGCTACAAAAGGAAAGACCCCCTCTAAAGTTTGAGATCCACATTGTCAAGGTGCGTATCGTTGGTTTGGCGGGCGTCCATTTTAAAAAGGTCTCTGGAAATACCTGGATGTACAAAGAATTGGCTTCGCATATTTTAAAGGAATTGAATTTGTGAGAAGTTTGTTGATAGTTGTTTACTCTAAAATTCTTTCTCAAATACTTCCTTTTAGATAGAGTCAGAACAATACTTATATTACATTTTATTCTAATCATTTCATTTTTTTATATCGTCTTGATGCGTTAGGACCGCTCTAAGCCGTTGTGTGGGATATCAAAACCATCTTTCGTTACCGAATTATAAACACACAAATACTATAGATATACACATAAGTAAGATTGACAAGCAGCGCAatcccgaagttacggTTTAGCAGCTGCCGAAAGCAGATTCTCTAGTTCTCTATTTGCCAGTAACAGTAGCTCGATGTCCTCTGCGATATACCTGAGGAGTACATGCTTTGGAATGCGCTTACCATCGCCCGGCGCTCGCTTCTTACGCACACGGTCCTCCGTGCAAGCACGGGGACCTCTTAGACAACTTATTTCTAAATCTGTCGGTCTAGGGAAGCGAACCATAGAAATCAGATCGTCAAATGCCTGCCGGAAGATCGTACGGCGCTGTTTTTCGCAGTACACATGCTTCCACCTTCGCACTTTCGCACGATTGGAACGTATCTCGTTAGGGATTTCATGCTCCGGAATTTTGATTTCCGGCAGCGAAATGGGGTTTGGTCGGTAATCGTCATTATTCGCGTCCTCTGAAACTGGTTCCGGAAGCGTCGGCTGTGAAAGCGTTGCCGGCGTCAGACTTGGTGGCGAAAAAGCTGTATGGGAAAGTGAAGGCTCTGTCTGCAAGGTCGATTCGTCAAGATGCAGCTGTGGTGCAGGTAAAGTACTCTTTGGTGACGGCATCAGACTGTTGAGGAAGTTCTCTATCGCATATGATTCGTCCACACTAAGTAGGTTGTGTGGCAGCATTCCCCGCACACCACCGTCATCCAAACCCAATTCATCCCGGCCGCTCTCCCCGAACTGCAGCCCTGCATCGCCAAATGTGCCGTCGCACCCGTGCAGCGGCAGCCCCTCTTCTTCGAGCAGTTCCACTGTACCGTAGATCATGTTGTACGCGGTCTCGAAGTCGATATCCAGATCCACATCCAGCAGTTCTTCCACCGTCTGGTGGGAACGGCTGCCAGCCTTGCTACCCTTATCCATAGCA carries:
- the INO2 gene encoding Ino2p (Syntenic homolog of Saccharomyces cerevisiae YDR123C (INO2)), translating into MDKGSKAGSRSHQTVEELLDVDLDIDFETAYNMIYGTVELLEEEGLPLHGCDGTFGDAGLQFGESGRDELGLDDGGVRGMLPHNLLSVDESYAIENFLNSLMPSPKSTLPAPQLHLDESTLQTEPSLSHTAFSPPSLTPATLSQPTLPEPVSEDANNDDYRPNPISLPEIKIPEHEIPNEIRSNRAKVRRWKHVYCEKQRRTIFRQAFDDLISMVRFPRPTDLEISCLRGPRACTEDRVRKKRAPGDGKRIPKHVLLRYIAEDIELLLLANRELENLLSAAAKP